One window of Trifolium pratense cultivar HEN17-A07 linkage group LG5, ARS_RC_1.1, whole genome shotgun sequence genomic DNA carries:
- the LOC123885191 gene encoding protein FAR1-RELATED SEQUENCE 5-like: protein MTADEIRGMDFGSVDEAYEFYYQYGKCKGFSVRKSDDKKKIGPDGSKIITNKLFVCSRQGLRDKRHISRLDRKREHRRLTRTKCTARFRVTYKADKGRFVVSVFEETHNHELTSARFVHLHPVYRKISEADRAQVDGMQSRGIRTCHIMGYMVAQKGGYGGVGFTKKDLYNYFDKKMRDIVKDGDVAASLHYLNAKSATDPMLYAEYAADTSNGRMKSLFWADGTSRSDYFCFGDVVAFDTTYKRNKYNLPLVIFSGCNHHSQTIIFGAALVSDETTETYKWVLNCFLECMENKRPKAVVTDGDGAMREAIKEVFPDSTHRLCAWHLNKNAGENVKNSGFLKGFKKAMFSNFSKDDFEEYWSEMIKENGVEGHPWVIKTYENKLLWATAYLRDKFFGRIRTTSQCEAINAIIKSYVRKKGCIFEFMQNFEQALRGYRNNELVEDFKSKFSEPVLTTQLRLIESNAAKIYTAEIFKEVKEEIMKAGELIVKHKKEIGDTKFYTLTKYCRDAYERTVVYDGDTFQCSCRLFDSRGLPCSHIFHVMKEEHVDHIPSTLVLSRWTKDAKIDYLNMVDVNDPVDSDVIELARFGAYCTVLTSFCKEASKKNGVYGDIMDDLMNLKKNIAVLRILLEHKSQLLVILSRFRVKVLQRKKRMTQKLSGIVLIARVQLIMRGLVRTKREKKVATLKVVCKT, encoded by the exons ATGACTGCTGATGAAATTCGTGGTATGGATTTTGGTAGTGTTGACGAagcttatgaattttattatcaatACGGTAAATGTAAAGGTTTTTCCGTTAGGAAAAGTgatgataagaaaaaaatagggCCTGATGgtagtaaaataataacaaacaagcTTTTTGTATGCAGTAGACAAGGTTTACGAGATAAGAGACACATATCTAGGTTAGATAGGAAAAGAGAGCACCGACGTTTGACACGTACGAAATGCACGGCTAGGTTTCGTGTGACATACAAAGCCGATAAGGGTAGATTTGTAGTGTCTGTGTTTGAAGAGACTCATAACCATGAATTAACATCAGCTAGGTTTGTGCACTTACACCCGGTTTATCGTAAGATTAGCGAAGCAGATAGAGCTCAGGTTGATGGTATGCAGTCACGTGGAATTAGAACTTGTCATATTATGGGGTACATGGTTGCTCAGAAGGGTGGATATGGTGGTGTTGGGTTTACGAAGAAAGatctttataattattttgataaaaaaatgcgtGATATTGTTAAAGATGGTGATGTTGCCGCATCGCTACATTATCTTAATGCAAAGTCAGCTACTGATCCCATGCTCTATGCTGAATATGCTGCTGACACTAGCAATGGACGGATGAAGTCTCTTTTTTGGGCTGATGGGACCAGTAGATCTGACTACTTCTGTTTTGGAGATGTGGTTGCATTTGACACAACATACAAGAGGAACAAATACAACCTCCCGCTGGTTATATTTTCAGGTTGTAACCACCATTCccaaacaataatttttggCGCTGCGTTGGTATCAGATGAAACCACGGAGACGTATAAGTGggtgttgaattgttttttggAGTGTATGGAAAATAAACGCCCAAAAGCTGTGGTGACAGATGGAGATGGGGCTATGAGAGAGGCTATAAAAGAGGTTTTCCCCGATTCGACTCATCGGTTATGTGCCTGGCATTTGAATAAGAATGCAGGTGAGAATGTGAAGAATTCAGGTTTTCTGAAGGGATTTAAAAAAGCCATgttctcaaatttttcaaagGATGATTTTGAAGAGTATTGGTCAGAGATGATTAAAGAAAATGGAGTTGAAGGACATCCGTGGGTTATCAAAACCTACGAGAACAAGTTACTATGGGCAACTGCATACCTGCGGGATAAGTTTTTTGGACGTATAAGAACTACGTCCCAATGTGAAGCAATCAATGCAATAATAAAGAGTTATGTCAGAAAGAAAGGATGCATCTTTGAATTTATGCAAAATTTTGAGCAGGCTCTAAGAGGCTACAGAAACAATGAACTTGTTGAAGATTTTAAGTCAAAGTTTTCAGAACCTGTGTTGACAACTCAACTACGTTTGATTGAGAGCAATGCCGCTAAAATCTATACAGCGGAGATTTTCAAAGaagtgaaagaagaaattatgaagGCCGGTGAATTGATTGTTAAGCATAAAAAGGAAATTGGAGATACAAAGTTTTATACTTTGACTAAATATTGTCGGGATGCGTATGAAAGAACAGTTGTTTACGATGGTGATACATTCCAATGTTCGTGCAGGTTGTTTGATTCTCGTGGACTTCCTTGTtctcatatttttcatgtgatgAAGGAAGAACATGTTGATCACATTCCTAGCACTTTGGTATTGTCGCGATGGACCAAGGATgctaaaattgattatttgaaCATGGTGGATGTTAATGATCCAGTTGATTCCGATGTGATTGAGCTTGCCCGTTTTGGTGCATATTGTACTGTTCTGACATCATTTTGCAAAGAAGCTTCTAAAAAGAATGGTGTGTATGGTGACATTATGGATGACctcatgaatttaaaaaaaaatattgcagtGTTGAGGATCCTATTGGAACACAAAAGTCAGTTGTTGGTGATCCTATCCCGGTTCAGAGTAAAGGTgctccaaagaaaaaaaagaatgacGCAAAAGCTCTCAGGCATTGTACTCATTGCAAGAGTACAACTCATAATGCGAGGACTTGTTCG gacaaaaagagaaaaaaaagttgcaACGCTGAAAGTAGTGTGCAAGACATAA